The following proteins are co-located in the Fibrobacter sp. genome:
- a CDS encoding TIGR02147 family protein: MKQIFEYTDYREWLRDAFDDFKQRKSIISWRYMAMKIGADPGNLLRMSQGKIHLSTSYIKPLAEFFGLDEKETAYWTEMVFFGRAKTDNEALQHYERMQALKGVSLKLLAKKELEFYRHWYYNAIRSIIGISRFKDDYEGLAECCTPQITVKEAKAAVQLLADLNMISTDREGFWKVNDTFVSTGGNWRSAAVRQFQKDTIALAGESLERHAPHLRDISTVTMTFNMDDIQLIREKINEFRTDLLRLSQEGSGDNTIFQLNIQLFPLAFVKPLQEKEK, from the coding sequence ATGAAGCAGATATTTGAATATACCGATTACCGTGAGTGGTTGCGCGACGCGTTTGATGACTTTAAACAGCGTAAGTCGATTATTTCCTGGCGTTACATGGCCATGAAGATTGGTGCCGACCCCGGTAACCTCCTGAGGATGTCCCAGGGCAAGATTCATCTATCTACCAGCTATATTAAGCCGCTGGCGGAGTTTTTCGGGCTAGACGAAAAGGAAACTGCCTACTGGACTGAAATGGTGTTCTTCGGTCGTGCAAAGACCGACAATGAGGCCCTGCAGCATTACGAACGCATGCAGGCCTTGAAGGGTGTTTCCCTTAAGCTTCTGGCCAAGAAGGAACTGGAATTCTATCGCCATTGGTACTACAACGCCATCCGTTCCATTATCGGCATTAGCCGTTTCAAGGATGACTACGAGGGCCTTGCGGAGTGCTGTACCCCGCAGATTACCGTCAAGGAGGCCAAGGCCGCCGTTCAGCTCCTTGCCGACTTGAACATGATTTCTACGGACCGCGAGGGATTCTGGAAGGTGAACGACACTTTCGTCAGCACCGGTGGAAACTGGCGCTCTGCCGCTGTCCGTCAGTTCCAGAAAGATACCATCGCGCTTGCAGGCGAGTCCCTGGAACGCCATGCTCCCCATCTTCGCGATATCAGCACCGTCACCATGACGTTTAACATGGATGATATCCAGCTGATTCGTGAAAAGATCAACGAATTCCGCACGGATTTACTACGTTTATCTCAGGAAGGTTCGGGAGACAACACGATTTTCCAGTTGAATATTCAGCTGTTCCCCCTGGCATTTGTTAAACCCCTTCAGGAGAAGGAAAAATGA
- a CDS encoding GGDEF domain-containing protein: MSILLEKLYLLFRMNILIVVLLAVTVIAILSYQNGLDKIEMLNLVDYPYLMVETDSADGGSSAVQLSKTDSSIVVDYELREGYAYPYVGLKIFLGDGKAHGKDLSQYDSIFVWVKPRGEGTVRLYMRGFDPAFSREGDETSLKFNEIEFFPLEEKYPAVFVPQEFRVAGWWVAQNEINVHNARVDLSNIPLIEIQTGTNAPLGYGTLEIRGLCFKGKMIQKEKLVTALVAMWFVTFFIILIIRFFDYSRERAAAKKKREELEKNLRALEIEKSEYEKSSKEDPLTGCLNRAGFSSILLREQENLIKNDSPVSFIILDIDHFKNINDSYGHNVGDEVLVGLTKLILSKIRNTDALVRWGGEEFVILCADTPIQNAQFLAEKLRMAIENAKLIPQQQVTCSFGIAEMVAGEDPKRLFERADKALYASKESGRNRVTSATFKRVR, from the coding sequence ATGTCGATTCTTTTGGAAAAGCTTTATCTTCTTTTCAGAATGAACATTCTGATTGTGGTGCTGTTGGCTGTTACGGTCATCGCCATCTTGTCCTATCAGAATGGCCTGGACAAGATCGAAATGTTGAATCTTGTGGACTATCCCTACCTGATGGTGGAGACGGACTCTGCTGATGGCGGTTCTTCTGCCGTCCAGTTGAGCAAGACCGATTCTTCTATCGTGGTCGACTACGAGCTTCGCGAGGGGTATGCCTATCCTTACGTGGGTCTCAAGATCTTCCTCGGCGATGGTAAGGCTCATGGCAAGGACTTGTCTCAGTACGACAGCATCTTTGTATGGGTAAAGCCCCGTGGCGAAGGAACCGTTCGTCTTTACATGCGTGGCTTTGATCCTGCGTTCTCCCGCGAAGGCGACGAAACCTCCCTCAAGTTTAACGAAATTGAATTCTTCCCTCTAGAAGAAAAGTACCCTGCCGTCTTTGTTCCCCAGGAATTCCGTGTGGCCGGTTGGTGGGTTGCCCAGAACGAGATCAACGTTCATAATGCCCGTGTAGACCTGAGCAACATTCCCCTTATCGAAATCCAGACAGGTACCAACGCTCCCCTTGGTTACGGAACCTTGGAAATTCGCGGCCTTTGCTTCAAGGGCAAGATGATCCAGAAGGAAAAGCTGGTGACGGCCCTGGTGGCCATGTGGTTCGTGACCTTCTTCATTATCTTGATTATCCGCTTCTTTGATTATAGCCGTGAACGAGCTGCAGCCAAGAAGAAACGTGAGGAACTGGAAAAGAACTTGCGCGCCCTGGAAATCGAGAAGAGCGAGTACGAGAAGAGCAGTAAGGAAGACCCCCTTACTGGATGTCTCAACCGTGCTGGCTTCAGCAGCATTTTGCTCCGTGAACAGGAAAATCTTATCAAGAACGATAGTCCTGTATCCTTCATCATCTTGGACATCGACCACTTCAAGAATATCAATGACTCCTATGGCCATAACGTGGGTGACGAGGTCCTTGTCGGTCTTACAAAGTTGATCCTGAGCAAGATCCGCAATACCGACGCCCTGGTTCGTTGGGGTGGTGAAGAATTTGTGATTCTTTGTGCGGATACGCCTATCCAGAACGCTCAATTCCTTGCTGAAAAACTCCGTATGGCAATCGAGAATGCCAAGCTGATTCCTCAGCAGCAGGTGACCTGCTCCTTCGGTATTGCCGAAATGGTGGCCGGCGAAGATCCCAAGCGTCTGTTTGAACGTGCAGACAAGGCTCTGTACGCTTCCAAGGAAAGCGGTCGAAACCGCGTTACCAGCGCAACTTTCAAGCGAGTCCGCTAA